From one Gracilinanus agilis isolate LMUSP501 chromosome 5, AgileGrace, whole genome shotgun sequence genomic stretch:
- the PRR13 gene encoding proline-rich protein 13: protein MYPGAGQPGMYPPGGPVPPSTSGCPGVNPIHPPLANPAYPPCTFPTPPGGCPGNPAYPPGAFGPGHQPGYPGCPPLGPHPPPGQYPHPGPCVPSVNPLAPGMVGPGIVMDKKMRKKMKKAHKKMHKHHKHGKHSSSSSSSSSSDSD from the exons ATGTATCCTGGTGCAG GGCAGCCAGGGATGTACCCTCCAGGGGGACCTGTACCCCCTTCAACTTCTGGGTGCCCAGGGGTTAACCCTATCCACCCACCATTAGCCAATCCTGCATACCCTCCATGTACCTTTCCTACCCCCCCAGGGGGGTGCCCAGGGAATCCAGCTTATCCTCCTGGAGCTTTTGGCCCTGGGCATCAGCCAGGGTACCCAGGGTGCCCACCCTTAGGTCCCCACCCTCCCCCAGGACAGTACCCACATCCTGGCCCTTGTGTGCCTTCTGTGAATCCCTTGGCTCCAGGGATGGTGGGGCCGGGTATAGTGATGGATaagaagatgaggaaaaagatGAAGAAGGCTCATAAGAAAATGCATAAACATCACAAACATGGCAAG cattcttcctcctcctcctcctcttccagcAGTGACTCTGACTGA